The nucleotide sequence AGCTTACATGTCTGGTGGATGTTGTGCTTTAAAACCCTTTGGGCTTCCACATGTACTTTTCCCCTTTCTGGAATCATCTTTGCCTGTGCCCACTGCATCCTCTTCTTGGCTTGGGTAATTCAAGTTTCACTTTACACCTCCAGGGCAGCTTAGGTCCCTTTGCTTTTTGTTCTCCTATCTTCTTCATTTACAACACCTCTTACTCTATTGTTACTTCCCGCTTGCCTTCAGGTAGACAGTGAGCTCGCTAAGGACACATCTCATTTGCCACTTGGCAAATCAATGCCactggcattcaataaatacttgatatAGGAATGAATTTCCCAAGAAAGTCAGTTTCAATTCGGGGCTGTTAAAATCTCCTGGAAGTGTGCCATGGAACATAGTTCAGAAATTACTGGAAGAATTGGTGCCCGAGTGgtggaaaaaaactaaaaatacaaacttgagccaagcatggtggcacgcatctgtcacctcagctacttgggagactgaaggaggaggatcacttgagcctaggagcccaaggctgcaatgagctgtgatagtgccaccacactccagcctgtgtgacatagtgaccctgtctctaaaaataaataaatataaaaatacagactTGCATAAAGTTTTGGAGGGCTCTGGGCTTTAGAACTGTAGATTTGATCATGTGTCATGATGTGGAATCAGGGAAGGGTTTTAAACAAGGGACTTACCCACTATGTGCTTTAAGAAATCCCATAGCTtacagggtgcagtggctcacacctgtaatcccaacactttgagagcccgaggcgggtggatcacgaggtcaggagttcaagaccagtctggccaacatggtgaaaccccgtctctactaaaaagacaaaaaattagccaggtgtggtggcacgcacctgtaatcccagctactcaggagactgagacaggagaatcgcttgaacttgggaggcggaggttgcattgagctgagatcatgccattgtacacCAGACtaggcgacagggcaagactccatctcccaaaaaaaaaaaaaagaaaaaacaaaagaaattccatATCTCCGCTTGTTCCCCTTGGGTTGAGTGATGGTTGGAGGTTATAGGAGGAGAAAGGTTTGGGCAGATAGGAatgcagaaaattttttttacatatgtattgtgatgtatgtaaaaatacataATCTTTCCATATGCTTtatgatatatataaaactaaGGTAACAAGTTGTGAGGAGTAGATAGGTTGACTTGGATAGTGGGTAGGTAGGGTTGGAGGAGGCAAATGATATGGTGGAACAAGGACCTTGAAATCAATCCAAAACCCAGGTTTTCCTAGGAAGACCACCAGGAGCCATGATGGGTATCTGAACTGTTGAGCAGGGATAGTGCCTCAGCGGAGACTTGGCAGAAGGCAGGCAGGAGGAGGATGGGAACACTGGTAGTCCTGGTGGCGTTGAGGAGGCTTCAGCAGAGATCCAGTGCTAGGGGCCCTGGAGGGGCTGGTGGCATCCCCTCAATCTTGGTCCTCTCTCCCCAGAGTTGTGTGGGACCCCAGGGTATCTAGCGCCAGAGATCCTTAAATGCTCCATGGATGAAACCCACCCAGGCTACGGCAAGGAGGTCGACCTGTGAGTTCCtggtctccctctccctcctgtgCTTGCTGTCCTTTGCCGGGTCTGCCTGTCACCCAGTCCCACCTGACTCCAGTCTCTTTCCCAGCTGGGCCTGTGGGGTGATCTTGTTCACACTCCTGGCTGGCTCGCCACCCTTCTGGCACCGGCGGCAGATCCTGATGTTACGCATGATCATGGAGGGCCAGTACCAGTTCAGTTCCCCTGAGTGGGACGACCGTTCCAGCACTGTCAAAGACTTGGTGAGCTGGGGCTGAGAGGACAGTAGGGGAGGCCCAAGAGCTGCCCCTCATGCTCTGGGTCTCTCCTAGATTTCCAGGCTGCTGCAGGTGGATCCTGAAGCACGCCTGACAGCTGAGCAGGCCCTACAGCACCCCTTCTTTGAGCGTTGTGAAGGCAGCCAATCCTGGAACCTCACCCCCCGCCAGCGGTTCCGGGTAAGCCTGAGAGTGTCAGGGTCTGGGCCCATTCCTCTGTCCCGTGATCTTTCCCCTGCACTAGAGCTCACCCTGCCCCCCTTCCTAGGTGGCAGTGTGGACAGTGCTGGCTGCTGGACGAGTGGCCCTAAGCACCCATCGTGTACGGCCACTGACTAAGAACGCACTGTTGAGGGACCCTTATGCGCTGCGGTCAGTGCGGCGCCTCATCGACAACTGTGCCTTCCGGCTCTATGGACACTGGGTGAAGAAAGGGGAGCAGCAGAACCGGGCAGCTCTTTTTCAGCACCGGCCCCCTGGGCCTTTTCCCATCATGGGCCCTGAGGAGGAGGGAGACTCTGCTGCTATAACTGAGGATGAGGCCGTGCTGGTACTGGGCTAGGACCTCAACCCCAGGGATTCCCAGGAAGCAGAACTCTCCAGAAGAAGGGCTTTGATCATTCCAGCTCCTCTGGGCTCTAGCCTCAGGCCTACCACTGATCCTGCTACCCTcttaaagaccagcctggtacCTGTCTTCCCACCAGCCAGGGCTCTGAGATCAGAGCTGGGGTGGAAGGGAGCCACTCTGAACGCCACGCCTGGCCCAGTCAGTGCTGCCTGCACTGCATATGAAATAAAACCCACTACACACCAGGGAGAGCGGGTGTCCTGTGTCTGCTGTCCGGCTTGGGCAGGAAAGCCCAGAAGATACTCACCAGGGTGCAGGGATGGGGCCATTCTGGCCCAGACCTTTATTGGGGAAAATGCTGGGGGTCACTTGGTCTTGCTCTTGCCTTTACCCGGAGGTAGCTGGAAGGGCCGCTCTAGTGCAGTCAACTTGCTGCTGAGCCTTTCCTCGCTGGCCTTGAGCTGCTCTTCCACCAGCTGCTGGAGCTCCTCCAGCTCCTTGTTCATTTGGGTCTTGATGTAGGCTCGGAGGATGTGGACGTGGCCTGAAGGGGCAGGGTGAGGAGAGATGCTGTCTGGCAATGGGGATGGTCCCTAGCTGGGCAAACACAGCCCCCAAATTTCCCCTGGGGGATATACAGGTGGCAATGTTGTTTCCCTTTAGGAAATGTCAGCCAGCCCTTGTATGAAAGGTAGTTGGGTAGGGTGGCTATGCTGGACTTTGCAGATTCAAATTCTGATCCCTACtcaatagctgtgtgaccttaggcaggtTATTTAACCtatccgtgcctcagtttccttgtgtgAAATGTGAATAGTGGTACCTAGCACATAGGATTgagggaggattaaatgagttaatttatataaaatgcttagagcAGGGCATGCACTGCACACCTATTGCCAAGTATGTGCTGGCTGTTACTGTCATTGGCTTTCTAATGATCATTTCTCTGGAGCCACCTCAGctgtgcatttttttgttttgagacagagtctcgctctgtggcccaggctggagtgcagcggtgagatctcggctcactgcaatctccgcctcctaggttcatgcaattctcctgcctcagcctcccaagtagctgggactacaggagcacaccaccatgcctgactattttttgtattttagtagatacggggtttcacagtgttgcccaggctggtcgcaaactcctgagctcaggcaatccacccgcctcagattgtgttgggattacaggcataagccgccgcACCGGGCCTACAGCTATGCTTTTATCTGTCATCTTGGACTTCTGCATAAGGGATCAGTTAGAGAAAGGACTCTATgactaaaaacaaaaagtctgAAGTCCTGATGTGATCCAAACCCTTCATTCTACACCCGCTCAGAGGGACAGGGCAGCCTGCCCCCTCCAGATCCTCACTTGGCTCCGGCTCTGGCGGGGCTACTGTCTCTAGTTCCTCTTCCTGCGGCGTAACTGCCTGCTCCTCCACCTCCTTGCTTGCTTCTTTCTCTGCAAACCAGAAGCAGGAAGAGACTGTGGCCCcaggcctggcccagcccagccctgccctggcacTCTCCCTTACCCGTCTCACTCTCTGGCCACAATTTGGGTGGCTGTAGCCCCATGTAAGTCAAAGACAGATCCAGCCGCACCTGAGAAGCAAAGAAGAGGGAGGCTGAAAAGAGGGCACCCGCGCTGAGGGGATGGGGAGTTGAGGATGGCTCCTCATGGTCCACCACCCCCTACCTGGGGTGTGAAGACGTATTTATAGAGTTTGAAGTGGCGGAAGTAAGTGTTGACCACGTAGTCTTCCAGGGCCAGCAGTTGTTCCTCTTTGAAGAGGTCGATGCTGAAAGGAGGCCGCTGTGGTGGTGACTGGGAATTAGAACCCTGACTACCTCCTGGAGCCCTGGCTTTGCCTCCAAAAGCCTAGCAATCTAGGAGCAAGGAGAGCCCACTGGGGTCTTCACAGGAATGTAAGGGTGATGAATGTGAGAGAAACTGGGCTAGACCTTGTCTGGGGATGGGTAAAGGTTCCAGAATGTTCCAGGGGAACTGACCCTGACTCCATGGCAAAAAAGAACGCTGGTGAAGTAGTGGTAGCACTCCTCCACGTTGCCCAAGGGGGTTGCTGGTAGGGAAAGCAAGATGCGGCAGTGAGGCCCTCTCTggtatccattcattcacttcaCTCAATAGCTGTTTATGACCATGAGCTTCAGAGGCAGATCTGGGTTTCAGCCCTGGCTTGTTTCCTTGACTCATGTAACAAATATTGAATACCCACTATATGCCCACTGTTTTAGGCACTCAAGACAGACAAGGTCCTGTTCTTACGAAGCTTATATTCTAGGAGAAGTGACACAATAAACCAAGAAATAGCTCATTTCAGCTATTAAACATTCTGAAGCATGAGCTATTAAATATTCTAAAGCAGGTTTTATTGTGCACTatgcatatatttgcatatattatttctCAGAACAGTCCTGTAAAATGTGCTGTACcactaatttctctctctctttttttttttttttgagatagagtcacctctgtcacccaggctagagtgcagtggcgcgatctcggctcactgcaagctccacctcccgggttcatgccattctcctgcctcagcctcctgagtaggtgggactacaggtgcccgcctccacgcctggctaatttttttttttttttttttttgtatttttagtagagacagggtttcactgtattaggcaggatggtctcgaactcctgaccttgtgatccgcctgcctcggcctcccaaagtgctgggattacaggcgtgagccaccatgcctggcctctatccTTAATTTCTAGATAAGGAAGCAGTGGATTGGAAAGGTGATGGCTTATATGTGATAATGCTGTTAATAATGACATATTCCAGGCAGAAATCCCCTGCTTCTGCTTCCCATGGTCACTTGTGCCAGCCCCAGTTCCTCTTCTCCCTGGGGCTCAAACCTGGTAGCTGCCCCCTCTCACCAATACAAGCCTTGTGAAGATCCTGGAGCAGGGCACAAGCTGCTGAAGTCTGCTCCAGTGAGAAGCCCTGCTGGCGGCAGAAGATGAGCGCGTGGCAGAAGAGGTCCAGGGTGATGGCGTCCCGCAGGCTCTGCTCAGGACACCCTAGCTCCAGCAGCTCAGCCAACACCCTTGGGAGGGAGAGAGTAGTGAGTGACAACTGGAGCCTCCTTTCATCACCCTAAACCCACCACATGCTTTGGAGTTAGCCATTCCTCATGTCTTCCCAACCTGACCCCTCCACCTTTGCCAAGAGCTCTTCCCGCGCCCCCACTCAGTCCCTACTGCCTCATCTCCTCAGCACTGGTAGTCTTCTCCAGCTGGTGCATGGAATGGATGTCCAGGTACTTCCtgttacaggaaaagaaaaagagtattgGTGGCCATTACCTATCATGACAGCGCTGTGACAGCTAGTGCGTGGGACTGGGAGTTGGGCCACTGGTGTGAAGCTGGGCTCTTTTGCCAACTTGCTGTTTAACTATGCAAATCGTTAGCTCTCTGGGCCTAAATGAACTCTTATGAGCCTCTCCATTTCTAAAGCCTAGGGTTAGGAaacttgaattctttttttctgctctgcCACTACCTTGTATGACCTTGGTCAAATCCCCCCTGTGGCCCTCAGTGTCCCCCTCTGTACAATACTCCATAGCAGTCATGAGACTCCCTTTACATCCTGTCTTTGGCTCTTTTTTTCTCACACTGTCTCCTCTTTGGATTGGGGATGCTGGAAAGCTGGCTTCCAGTCACCTGGAGTAATtgcatctctgggcctcagtctcctcatctgtaaaaatggggatGCCCTGGCCACAGACAGGACTGTTGGGGAGGCAATAAAGGAAGAACGCAAATATTCAGTGTAACTCTTCCCCAAGTCTCTTCACACTCACCACATGCAGATCCGGGGTCGGGGCAGCGGCGGCTGCGGAAAGAAAGCGAATTGGGGAAGGCAGCTGTGGTGTCCTGGCCGTCGCGAATCTGCAGCGGGCCCCAGAACTCGCTGTAACTTGCCATCTCATCTCAACGACTAAGAAGGAGAGGCGCGGGCGAGGGCGGGCTTCAGGAGGCCCTAGGTGCTCTATGCGAGCACAATAACCACCAGGGTCACACACCCCTGCCTCTCCTTGCCCAGGCAGCGCGGGAGACGTCCCGAACGTTAGTAAGCATAATGACGATTGGTGCCTGCGGGGGAGCCCGTTTATAAATATTCACGAGCGGACCAGACTGTCCCGCCCTCACCGGGAACAAGTTGGCTCCGGGGTCTTCATCCGCtttcgccgccgccgccgccgtcgaCTGGGTCCGCACACTCGCTCGCGTCCGCGCGGCCGACCCACGCGCTGAGATGCGATCCTTCCCCGCTTCCCGCCGCAGCTCGGAGAGATGTTCAAGTTCCGACTGCACCCTCATTCCCAAAAAGTGGCTGGTCTTGCGGTTGAGCATCTCGCCGCTCTTCCGTGCCGCGGCGCGCCCCGGGCTCCCGCCGCCTCGGTTCCAGGACAGCCAGCGCTCGGTCTGAGGCTACCAAGGCCGGGCCCGCTAGCCTTGCTCCGGCCAATCTGCGCGCCGAGAGGCGCGGCGGAGCGAATCCGTGGGGGCGTCTCCCTCCGTCTCAACGGCGACGGTTGCCAAGGGGGCTTGTGAAGGAATGAAGGCGGGAAACGCAAGCTCACGCCAGTGGGTGCGAAGAGAACGCGCAGATACGTAAGAAGTTGCGAGTGCCCACCTGAGCACCCTCTCTTCCAAGTTGTTAATACGAGGGCCGGCGCTGTCCTCAAGGCCGGGAAGTGGGAGCTTGGTGTCAGTTACTATGGGAACTGCCTCTTGGCCAATCACCGAGAGAAAGAGAAGGTGTTTGGGAAGAAGCCAGAGGACCCGAGAGGCGGGACCAAGCGTAACCAATAGAAGCAGAAGATAATGAAGTTTCCTCACATCCGGGGCTGCCTCCGGCGCCTGCGCCCTGCGCACCGTTGGGGGGGCCAGCAACGTCCAGTGACGTCCGGTGAAATCCAAGATGGCGGCGCTAGGCTGACCCTGTTGCTGGTGAGGGCTCTGGCGCCGGCGGGGACGGGATCCAGCAGGTGTGTGCGGGGTGGAGGGTGTTTGGGGCTGTGGAACACCAGCCGTTCCCACATCTCTGCTCTCTGTCTTCTGCAGGTGACGGAAGTACCGCCTCCTCCCGTCTGACGCCCCTCAGGGGACCCTGCGCCGCTCCAGCCGCCGCGGCCATGTCTGGGCTAGGCAACAAACGCGCCGCCGGCGACGGGGGCTCAGGGCCCCCGGAGAAGAAGCTGAGTCGTGAGGAGAAGACCACCACCACTCTTATCGAGCCCATTCGTCTTGGAGGCATCTCTTCCACGGTTCTTGGGCTCTTGCCTTAACCCTCAGAATTTCCCAGAGCCCTCCCTCTGTTCCCTGGCCAAATTGTCCAGAATCTTACACCCACTTCCCCAAGTTTAGCAAGGTCCGCGTTACAGGATACTCTGTTGAAAGAAGCCGAGAACACGACGCCTGTCTTCCctttacagataggaaaacagGTTCCCAGGGGGCGTGTGACTTGTCAAAGACTAAGGAGTTAGAAGGGGACAGGCAGAAACAACGTGAGCCTCCTCACAACCAAGACACTTTCGCTGTGGGTTGTGTGAGCCTCCTTAGATTCTGTTAGCGGTTAGTGTGGGAATACCCCCATCTCCCATGCATTCCAGATGCTCTGCTCCTCTCTTTCTGTGTGATTGGTTTCTGGGCTCTGCTTGATATTCTCGTCGGCCCCTTTGTTTCCTTTGGTAGGAGGAGATGGACCTGAAGGTACTACAGTTCAAGAACAAAAAACTGGCAGAGCGGCTGGAACAACGGCAGGCTTGTGAAGATGAACTCCGAGAACGAATTGAGAAGTTGGAGAAGCGGCAGGCCACAGATGATGCCACACTCCTCATCGTCAATCGCTACTGGGCCCAGGTGGATGCCTTCTGCTTTCCAAGACCAGGCCTTGATTCAGCTGCCAATCCCCAGATTCCCCTGCTGGAAAAGGGGTATAATGTTGGAAAGCATTAAGGGATTCATAACATTTTTGATGCTTTCTCCTTCCAGCTGGATGAAA is from Macaca fascicularis isolate 582-1 chromosome 20, T2T-MFA8v1.1 and encodes:
- the PHKG2 gene encoding phosphorylase b kinase gamma catalytic chain, liver/testis isoform isoform X3, with the translated sequence MEVTAERLSPEQLEEVREATRRETHILRQVAGHPHIITLIDSYESSSFMFLVFDLMRKGELFDYLTEKVALSEKETRSIMQSLLEAVSFLHANNIVHRDLKPENILLDDNMQIRLSDFGFSCHLEPGEKLRELCGTPGYLAPEILKCSMDETHPGYGKEVDLWACGVILFTLLAGSPPFWHRRQILMLRMIMEGQYQFSSPEWDDRSSTVKDLISRLLQVDPEARLTAEQALQHPFFERCEGSQSWNLTPRQRFRVAVWTVLAAGRVALSTHRVRPLTKNALLRDPYALRSVRRLIDNCAFRLYGHWVKKGEQQNRAALFQHRPPGPFPIMGPEEEGDSAAITEDEAVLVLG
- the PHKG2 gene encoding phosphorylase b kinase gamma catalytic chain, liver/testis isoform isoform X5 translates to MRKGELFDYLTEKVALSEKETRSIMQSLLEAVSFLHANNIVHRDLKPENILLDDNMQIRLSDFGFSCHLEPGEKLRELCGTPGYLAPEILKCSMDETHPGYGKEVDLWACGVILFTLLAGSPPFWHRRQILMLRMIMEGQYQFSSPEWDDRSSTVKDLISRLLQVDPEARLTAEQALQHPFFERCEGSQSWNLTPRQRFRVAVWTVLAAGRVALSTHRVRPLTKNALLRDPYALRSVRRLIDNCAFRLYGHWVKKGEQQNRAALFQHRPPGPFPIMGPEEEGDSAAITEDEAVLVLG
- the PHKG2 gene encoding phosphorylase b kinase gamma catalytic chain, liver/testis isoform isoform X4, with the protein product MFLVFDLMRKGELFDYLTEKVALSEKETRSIMQSLLEAVSFLHANNIVHRDLKPENILLDDNMQIRLSDFGFSCHLEPGEKLRELCGTPGYLAPEILKCSMDETHPGYGKEVDLWACGVILFTLLAGSPPFWHRRQILMLRMIMEGQYQFSSPEWDDRSSTVKDLISRLLQVDPEARLTAEQALQHPFFERCEGSQSWNLTPRQRFRVAVWTVLAAGRVALSTHRVRPLTKNALLRDPYALRSVRRLIDNCAFRLYGHWVKKGEQQNRAALFQHRPPGPFPIMGPEEEGDSAAITEDEAVLVLG
- the PHKG2 gene encoding phosphorylase b kinase gamma catalytic chain, liver/testis isoform isoform X1, with the protein product MTLDVGPEDELPDWAAAKEFYQKYDPKDVIGRGVSSVVRRCVHRATGHEFAVKIMEVTAERLSPEQLEEVREATRRETHILRQVAGHPHIITLIDSYESSSFMFLVFDLMRKGELFDYLTEKVALSEKETRSIMQSLLEAVSFLHANNIVHRDLKPENILLDDNMQIRLSDFGFSCHLEPGEKLRELCGTPGYLAPEILKCSMDETHPGYGKEVDLWACGVILFTLLAGSPPFWHRRQILMLRMIMEGQYQFSSPEWDDRSSTVKDLISRLLQVDPEARLTAEQALQHPFFERCEGSQSWNLTPRQRFRVAVWTVLAAGRVALSTHRVRPLTKNALLRDPYALRSVRRLIDNCAFRLYGHWVKKGEQQNRAALFQHRPPGPFPIMGPEEEGDSAAITEDEAVLVLG
- the PHKG2 gene encoding phosphorylase b kinase gamma catalytic chain, liver/testis isoform isoform X6, with translation MFLVFDLSIMQSLLEAVSFLHANNIVHRDLKPENILLDDNMQIRLSDFGFSCHLEPGEKLRELCGTPGYLAPEILKCSMDETHPGYGKEVDLWACGVILFTLLAGSPPFWHRRQILMLRMIMEGQYQFSSPEWDDRSSTVKDLISRLLQVDPEARLTAEQALQHPFFERCEGSQSWNLTPRQRFRVAVWTVLAAGRVALSTHRVRPLTKNALLRDPYALRSVRRLIDNCAFRLYGHWVKKGEQQNRAALFQHRPPGPFPIMGPEEEGDSAAITEDEAVLVLG
- the PHKG2 gene encoding phosphorylase b kinase gamma catalytic chain, liver/testis isoform isoform X2; protein product: MTLDVGPEDELPDWAAAKEFYQKYDPKDVIGRGVSSVVRRCVHRATGHEFAVKIMEVTAERLSPEQLEEVREATRRETHILRQVAGHPHIITLIDSYESSSFMFLVFDLSIMQSLLEAVSFLHANNIVHRDLKPENILLDDNMQIRLSDFGFSCHLEPGEKLRELCGTPGYLAPEILKCSMDETHPGYGKEVDLWACGVILFTLLAGSPPFWHRRQILMLRMIMEGQYQFSSPEWDDRSSTVKDLISRLLQVDPEARLTAEQALQHPFFERCEGSQSWNLTPRQRFRVAVWTVLAAGRVALSTHRVRPLTKNALLRDPYALRSVRRLIDNCAFRLYGHWVKKGEQQNRAALFQHRPPGPFPIMGPEEEGDSAAITEDEAVLVLG
- the CFAP119 gene encoding cilia- and flagella-associated protein 119 isoform X6; amino-acid sequence: MESGIDLFKEEQLLALEDYVVNTYFRHFKLYKYVFTPQVRLDLSLTYMGLQPPKLWPESETEKEASKEVEEQAVTPQEEELETVAPPEPEPSHVHILRAYIKTQMNKELEELQQLVEEQLKASEERLSSKLTALERPFQLPPGKGKSKTK
- the CFAP119 gene encoding cilia- and flagella-associated protein 119 isoform X1, whose translation is MLNRKTSHFLGMRVQSELEHLSELRREAGKDRISARGSAARTRASVRTQSTAAAAAKADEDPGANLFPPPLPRPRICMWKYLDIHSMHQLEKTTSAEEMRQVLAELLELGCPEQSLRDAITLDLFCHALIFCRQQGFSLEQTSAACALLQDLHKACIATPLGNVEECYHYFTSVLFCHGVRRPPFSIDLFKEEQLLALEDYVVNTYFRHFKLYKYVFTPQVRLDLSLTYMGLQPPKLWPESETEKEASKEVEEQAVTPQEEELETVAPPEPEPSHVHILRAYIKTQMNKELEELQQLVEEQLKASEERLSSKLTALERPFQLPPGKGKSKTK
- the CFAP119 gene encoding cilia- and flagella-associated protein 119 isoform X5; protein product: MLNRKTSHFLGMRVQSELEHLSELRREAGKDRISARGSAARTRASVRTQSTAAAAAKADEDPGANLFPPPLPRPRICMWKYLDIHSMHQLEKTTSAEEMRQVLAELLELGCPEQSLRDAITLDLFCHALIFCRQQGFSLEQTSAACALLQDLHKACIGAAGSVFDLHGATATQIVARE
- the CFAP119 gene encoding cilia- and flagella-associated protein 119 isoform X3 produces the protein MLNRKTSHFLGMRVQSELEHLSELRREAGKDRISARGSAARTRASVRTQSTAAAAAKADEDPGANLFPPPLPRPRICMWKYLDIHSMHQLEKTTSAEEMRQVLAELLELGCPEQSLRDAITLDLFCHALIFCRQQGFSLEQTSAACALLQDLHKACIASTSSKRNNCWPWKTTWSTLTSATSNSINTSSHPRCGWICL
- the CFAP119 gene encoding cilia- and flagella-associated protein 119 isoform X4, with the protein product MLNRKTSHFLGMRVQSELEHLSELRREAGKDRISARGSAARTRASVRTQSTAAAAAKADEDPGANLFPPPLPRPRICMWKYLDIHSMHQLEKTTSAEEMRQVLAELLELGCPEQSLRDAITLDLFCHALIFCRQQGFSLEQTSAACALLQDLHKACIAASFQHRPLQRGTTAGPGRLRGQHLLPPLQTL
- the CFAP119 gene encoding cilia- and flagella-associated protein 119 isoform X2; translated protein: MLNRKTSHFLGMRVQSELEHLSELRREAGKDRISARGSAARTRASVRTQSTAAAAAKADEDPGANLFPPPLPRPRICMWKYLDIHSMHQLEKTTSAEEMRQVLAELLELGCPEQSLRDAITLDLFCHALIFCRQQGFSLEQTSAACALLQDLHKACIATPLGNVEECYHYFTSVLFCHGVRHRPLQRGTTAGPGRLRGQHLLPPLQTL